The Nitrospinota bacterium genome segment TTCTTTTCAAAGCGCGGCCGGACGAGGTGAATTTCATCATGGTGGATCCGAAGATGCTGGAGCTTTCCATCTATGACGGCATCCCGCATCTGATCTCGCCGGTGGTGACGAACCCGAAAAAGGCGGCCAACGCGCTGCGCTGGGCGGTGAACGAGATGGACCGCCGCTACGCGCTGCTGGCCGACAAGGGGTTCCGCAACATCACCGGCTACAACGAGTGGGCGCAGGAACAGCTTGATGAAGAGGCGAAAAAGGCCAAGCGGCGCAAGAAGGAGAAGGACGTGGAGGTGCGCGTCCAGAGGTTCGACGAGGATGGGGAGATGCTGGCGGACGTCATCGAGGAAGAAGCGCCGGTCAAGAAGCTGCCGTTCATCGTCATCATTATCGACGAACTGGCCGACCTGATGCTGGTCGCCTCGAAGGAAGTGGAAGACAGCCTGGCGCGGCTGGCGCAGATGGCCCGCGCGTCCGGCATCCACCTGATACTGGCCACGCAACGCCCCTCGGTGGACGTGCTCACCGGCCTCATCAAGGCGAACTTCCCGACGCGCCTTTCCTATCAGGTGACCAGCCGCATCGACAGCCGCACCATCCTCGATTCGATGGGGGCGGAGAAACTGCTCGGCAAAGGGGATCTGCTGTTTCTTCCCCCCGGCAGCGGCCGGTTGCAGCGCATCCACGGCCCCTTTGTGTCGGACGACGAGGTGAAGCGGGTGGTGGAATTCGTGAAGAAGCAGGGGAAGCCGCAGTTCAACGAAGAGATACTCAAGATGCAGGAAAAAGCCGACCTTCCCCCCGGAGCCGAGGACGAAGGGATGGGGGACGACGAAGAGTTTTTCGAGCAGGCGGTGGAACTGGTGGCGCTCACGCGGCAGGCGAGCATCAGCATGGTGCAGCGCCGCCTGCGGATAGGATATAACCGCGCGGCCCGCATCATCGAGACGATGGAGCAGCGCGGCATGGTGGGACCGGCCGATGGCGCGAAGCCGCGGCAGGTGCTCATTCCCGCCCCGCCGGGCAAAGAGGAACTGGGGGAATAGCATCCTCAAAGTGTCCGGTTTCCGCCGTTGTTTCGCGTGAATATTCGGGTTTTTCCAATATTTCTTTCAGAAGCGTTCCCGCCCGGCGTTCAGCGTGGTGTATTGTAACAGCGCATAATATTGGCCGGGATCGGGCGGTTTTTTGTCTTATCCCGCATATGTGATAGATTAATGGCCTATAACCGGATTCTGGCGATATTGTGGGTGGCCGTTTGACTTTATCCGGATTTTTAAGGGGAGCATGTGTTGACGATAAACCGCAATAAAATTTTCGTGGTGGCAATCGACGCGTTGCTGCTCGTGGTTTCCTATCTTCTGGCCTTTGCCTTCCGCTTTGAAAACCTGACGCCCGGCCTGTACGAATCGTTTGCAATGACGGTCTGGTTTGTGGTGCCGGTGAAGCTGGCGATATTCTCGCTTGCCGGCCTGCACAAGGGGCCGTGGCGGTTCACCGGCATTTTGGATTTGGTGAATGTGGTGCGGGCGACGGCGGCGGGGAACGTCGTGGCGGTCGCCATTGTCGCGTTCATACACGGAGTGGATTTCTCGCGCACGGTGTTCGTGCTGGATGGGGCGAACACCGTGATATTGGTGAGCCTGTTCCGCGTCGGTATCCGGATCGTTTATTCGAACCAACTGCGGCAGGGCGTGCTGCGGGAACTCATCGGGGTTGGATGGTGGGAACATGAGGACGTCAACGGCAAGCGGACGCTGATCTACGGCGCGGACGAGCGGGGCGAGATACTGTTGCGCAGCCTTCTAAGCGCGCAGGAGAGCACGCCGTACCGCGTGGTCGGCATCGTGGATGACGAGCCGGGCCGCCGGGGAACGGCAATTCACGGCATCCGGCACGTTGGAACCAGCCGCGAGCTTGACGCGGTGATCGAGGACCTTGCGGTAAGCGAGGTGATCATCGCCAACGACCCGGGCAAAGATACGGTGCAGCGGGTATTCAATGCCTGCAAGGAGCGGAAAATCCCCTGCCGGGTGGTGCCTCCGTATCTCGACCTCGTGTATCAGCGGATCGGCGCCGGGCAGTTGCGGAAAATCGACATTGACGATCTCTTGCGGCGGGATACCGTGAAGATCGATTATTCGCGGGTGGAGGAGATGCTGCGCGGCAAGCGGGTGATGGTGACCGGCGCGGCCGGCTCCATAGGACGCCAGCTCTGCCTGCAGATACTCGAATCGCAGCCCGCCGAACTTGTTTGCATTGATATCGGTGAAAATCCGCTGCACTACCTCCAACTGGATGTCCAGCAGGGGGGATTCATCACCCCGGTATTTTATTGTTGCGCCAGCGTGACGGACCGGCGGAAAATCGCCACTCTTTTCGAAAAACACAAGCCGCACCTTGTTTTCCACGCCGCGGCGCACAAGCATGTCCCGATGATGGAAATGAACGTCGATTCGGCCATCATCAACAACGTGGGGGGAACGCGCAACGTGGCGGATCTGGCGGACGAATACGGCGTGCAGACGTTCGTGTTCATCTCGACGGACAAGGCGGTGCGGTCGACCAACGTGATGGGATGGACCAAGCGGATGGGCGAGGTGTATGTGCAGTGCCGCGCGGCCACGAGCCGGACGAAGTACCTGAGCGTCCGCTTCGGCAACGTGCTGGGGAGCAATGGGAGCGTGGTTCCCATGTTCAAGGCGCAGATCGAGGCGGGGGGGCCGCTCACGGTGACGCACCCGGAGACGACGCGGTATTTCATGACGATTCCCGAGGCGGTGCTGCTGATCCTGCAAAGCGTGCTGTTGGGGGAATCGGGGAATACGATGATATTGGATATGGGCCAGCCGATAAAGATAGTCGACCTCGCGGAGGAAATGATCCGGCTGGCGGGATATGCGCCGGGAAGGGAAATCGAAATTAAATTCACCGGGTTGCGTCCCGGTGAAAAATTGCACGAAGAGCTGATGTATGGCGACGAGGAGCGTCAGGCGACCTCGCACCAGAAGATATCCCTGATCCGGCCGCGGGTGTGCGATGTAAATGACTTGGAACGGTTTATCGACGGGCTTCTGCGGCAGGCCGAAGCCGATCCGCTGGCCGCCTACGAGGCGATGAAAAAACGCCTTTCCGCCGTGGCGGGGGTGAAGGCGGGCGTCTAGCCCCGCCCCTCAAGCGGCGGGGATGGGGCGACAGTCCCGCGGCAGCGCGATGTTGGTAAAAAATTCCGCTATTGTTTTTGCCGCGCTTTTCGTCAGTTCCGCCGCATCCTTCATTTTTCAGGTTATGATGGGCAGAACCCTCGCGCTCGGCGACTTTGGGCAGTTGAGCGCCATTCTCGCCGTTCAGGGCATTTTTTCAATCCTTCCCGGCGGGATGATTCTGCTCTATGCGCGGCATGCCGCCGCGTTGCGTGCGCGGGGGGATCATGGCGCGTTGCGGACGCTGTATGACCGCTCGCTTAAGGAAGGCGCCGCCGCCGCTCTGGCGGCCACCGTTGCGGTTGCCGCCACCACGCCGTGGTGGAGCCGCTGGATGCATATCGAGTCCGCCGGGGCCGCGCTTCTGACCGCGCTGTTAATAGCGGCATTTTTCGTGCAGGCTCCGCCGCTGGCCTTTGTCCGCGGCTTGCAGCGGTTCTGGCTTTTCGCGGCGGGATTGGGGGGGGCGGGGATATTGAAGGTGGCGCTGGCCGCCGCGGTGATAGCGGCCGGCATAAACACCGTATCCAACGCGGTTGTCACGCTGATCGTCTCCACGCTGCTTTCCGCGGCGGTGCTGCATGTGGCGTTACTGCGCGGAATGGCGGACGGCGCACCGGCGGCGCACGGCCTTTCCCGCGGGGAAACCGCGGCCTTTTTGCTCAGCGCCATGGCCGGCTCGGTTTTTCCGATGATCTATCTCAACGCCGACATGATCCTCATCCGCGCCGTCATGACGGACGAGGTGTCGGGGCATTACGGGGCATTCATGGTTATGGGGAAAATGGTGCTGCAACTGGGGCAGGTGGTGGGTATCGCCCTGTTCCCCGCCGTGGTGGCGGGCGCCGCGGCGGGCGGCGGACTTTCACCGGCCATCGCCTTCCGCGGTTTTGGGCTGGTGCTGGGCGCGGGATTCTTCGCGGTGGCGGGGGCGTTTCTTTTCCCCGAATTTTTATTGCGGCTTATGCTAAAGACCAGCGATCCGGCCCTTGCCCCGTTTTTGGGATGGTATACCCTTGCCGCCGTCGCCGTTGCGCTGCTTTTTGTCGAATCCAATTACTCCCTCGCCCGCCATCGGTATGGCTACCTGATTCCCGGCGCGCTGGCCGCCGCCGCGCAGGTCGCCGGTATCATCCGCTTTTCCGGATCGCTGGAAGCGATTGTGAAATTCCAGGCGGCGCTTTTCTGGGGGGTTTTTCTGATCCGCGCGGCGCTTCTGCTGCGCGAGGTGAAAGCCATCCAGCCGGCATCTGAAGGAGCCTGACCTTCGTGCGGGACGCGGCACTGATAAAAACCATCCTCGGCCGGCTGGGGGGGATGCATTACCGCTCGTGGGATCATTATGATTTCTGGGGTTCCCCCGCCGGGATATGGCTGCGCCGCCACCGCAATGCGTTCACGCTTCCGCTTATCGGGATCGTTTATTTCGGCGACATTGTCTTTCCGGCGCTCTTCCGCCGGCGCGCCGTTCCCGCGCCGCCGCTGGAAACGATGCCGGAGATCATGCGCGCCATGGCGGTGCATTATTGGCTCACCGGCGATGGCGTGTTTGAACAGGAGCGCGAGCGCCTCCTGCGGGAGATGCTGGGGTATATGGGGAAATCGGCGCACGGCGCCGGGATGGGGCATCCCTTTGACTGGTATACCACCACCCTCATTCCCGCATACACCCCGTGCGTGCCGCTTTCGTGGAATTTCGCCGCCTATCTGCTGAAAGACTATCCGGATGGCTATCGCGGAGAACTGGAGGGGATCGGCAACTTCATCTATCACGACTGCAACGCCGTGGAAATGGATGGGGGGAAGTGCAAAGTGAGTTATACCCCGCTGGACCGCCGGTGGGTGATCAACGCGAACGCCGCCGCCTCACGCGCCCTGCGGCGGCTGGGGGAATATTGCGGCAACCCGCTTTGGACCGCGCGCGCGGAACGGCTATTGGCGTATGTGCTTGATATGCAGGAGGAGGATGGAGGGTGGTATTATTTCGAGCGCGGCAGCGTGCCGGATACGGAGAATTTCATTGATTGTTTCCACAGCGCTTTTGTGCTGGAACACTTGATGGAATGGGCCGCGGAAGGCCATGCCGGGGCCGCCCGCGCGGTGGAGCGGGGGCTTCCCTGGTTCGCCGCCGCGTTCGTGCGGGAAGACGGTTCGGCGCGCCCCTTTGCCGTCAGCCACTTGCCGGTGACGATGGTGGCGGATATCCGCGCCTGCGCCGGCGCCATCGGCTGTCTCGCCCGCGCCTCCCGCTTCGATCGCCGCTACGGAAAGATGGCGCGGGGGGTTCTCGATTATGTTTTGAATAATATGTACGATGGCGCGGGGGGATTTTACTTCCGCAAGTACCGGTTTTTCACTTCGCGGATGAACTACATCCGCTGGGGCGCGGCGCCGATGCTGGGGGCGCTGGCGGCCCTTGTGGAAGGGGAAGAAAGCCAGTGAAGGGGGTGCGGCTTTTCGGCATCGGCATCCACGCCGTCACCATGGATGGGGCGGCGGCGGCCGTTGCCCGTTTTGTCGCCGAAAAAACGCCGCGGCAGGCGGTGTTTCTCAACGCCGGAAAATTCGCCGAGATCGACCGCAATCCGGCCCTTAAGCGCGCCATCGAACAGGCCGATCTCCGCCTCGCCGACGGGCAGCCGCTGCTCTGGGCCGGCCGCCTGCTCGGCGCGCCGCTGCCGGAACGGGTGGCCGGGATCGACCTGATGCACCGGCTGCTGGCCGAAGGGAAAGGGCGCGGGTGGCGGTTTTTCTTTTTTGGCGCGTCCGCAGAGGTGCTGGAAAAGACGGTGGCGGTATGCCGCGGGCGGTATGGCATCGCCGTGGCGGGTTCCCAGCACGGCTACTACGCGCCGGAGGAAGAGGCGGCGGTGGCCGAAAAAATACGCGCCGCCGGGGCCGACATCCTTTTTGTTGCGATGGGCTCGCCGAAAAAGGAACTGTTCATGGAGCGGCATCTGCGCACGATGAACGTGCCGTTTACGATGGGAGTGGGCGGCAGCTTTGACGTGGTGGCGGGCCTGTCGCGGCGCGCACCCCGCTGGATGCGGCGGACGGGGCTTGAATGGTTCTACCGCTTCATGCAGGAGCCGGGGCGGCTCTGGCGCCGTTACTTGTTTGGCAATCTTTATTTTATCCGGCGGACCGCCGCCTGCCTTTTCCGCCGGTGTGATTGTTGCGGAGATGGCGGCCAATGAAAAACCGGGCGCTCTGGATACTGCTTGCGGCGGTGCTGGCGAAATCGCTGCTCTTCATGTTCATGGTGCCGCCGTGGCTCGGCAACGACGAGCCGAACCATTTTGCCTATGTTTACGTTCTTTCGGGGCGGGCCGATCAGCCGGCGGCCGAGGCGCGGATACTGGCGTCGCTCGCCCACAACGATTATTGGCGTCTGGCGGATATGCCCGCCCCGCCCGAAGGGGCCGCCGCGTTTGCGCAAACGTCGTTGATGCGGCACAGCGAGGATTTTATCGGCACCCGTTCGCCGCTCTATTAC includes the following:
- a CDS encoding polysaccharide biosynthesis protein; this encodes MLTINRNKIFVVAIDALLLVVSYLLAFAFRFENLTPGLYESFAMTVWFVVPVKLAIFSLAGLHKGPWRFTGILDLVNVVRATAAGNVVAVAIVAFIHGVDFSRTVFVLDGANTVILVSLFRVGIRIVYSNQLRQGVLRELIGVGWWEHEDVNGKRTLIYGADERGEILLRSLLSAQESTPYRVVGIVDDEPGRRGTAIHGIRHVGTSRELDAVIEDLAVSEVIIANDPGKDTVQRVFNACKERKIPCRVVPPYLDLVYQRIGAGQLRKIDIDDLLRRDTVKIDYSRVEEMLRGKRVMVTGAAGSIGRQLCLQILESQPAELVCIDIGENPLHYLQLDVQQGGFITPVFYCCASVTDRRKIATLFEKHKPHLVFHAAAHKHVPMMEMNVDSAIINNVGGTRNVADLADEYGVQTFVFISTDKAVRSTNVMGWTKRMGEVYVQCRAATSRTKYLSVRFGNVLGSNGSVVPMFKAQIEAGGPLTVTHPETTRYFMTIPEAVLLILQSVLLGESGNTMILDMGQPIKIVDLAEEMIRLAGYAPGREIEIKFTGLRPGEKLHEELMYGDEERQATSHQKISLIRPRVCDVNDLERFIDGLLRQAEADPLAAYEAMKKRLSAVAGVKAGV
- a CDS encoding WecB/TagA/CpsF family glycosyltransferase; this translates as MKGVRLFGIGIHAVTMDGAAAAVARFVAEKTPRQAVFLNAGKFAEIDRNPALKRAIEQADLRLADGQPLLWAGRLLGAPLPERVAGIDLMHRLLAEGKGRGWRFFFFGASAEVLEKTVAVCRGRYGIAVAGSQHGYYAPEEEAAVAEKIRAAGADILFVAMGSPKKELFMERHLRTMNVPFTMGVGGSFDVVAGLSRRAPRWMRRTGLEWFYRFMQEPGRLWRRYLFGNLYFIRRTAACLFRRCDCCGDGGQ